One stretch of Zootoca vivipara chromosome 8, rZooViv1.1, whole genome shotgun sequence DNA includes these proteins:
- the LOC118089903 gene encoding myelin P2 protein-like — protein MVEQFSGTWKLISSENFDEYMKELGVGFAQRKLVSLAKPTMIITTDKDVATIRTETVFKVAEISFKLDQEFEEITMDNRRAKSVITRENDTLIQVQKWNGNETTIKRKIADGTMVLVSFFHFIHTTMWPGEGP, from the exons ATGGTTGAGCAGTTCTCGGGAACCTGGAAACTCATCTCTAGTGAAAATTTTGATGAATATATGAAAGAACTGG GAGTAGGTTTTGCCCAAAGGAAACTGGTCAGCCTAGCCAAACCCACCATGATCATCACCACAGACAAAGATGTAGCCACCATCAGAACAGAGACTGTCTTCAAAGTTGCTGAGATTTCCTTCAAGCTAGACCAAGAGTTTGAGGAAATAACAATGGATAACAGGCGTGCCAAG AGCGTTATAACAAGAGAGAATGACACTCTGATTCAAGTGCAGAAGTGGAATGGCAACGAGACTACCATCAAAAGAAAAATAGCAGATGGAACCATGGTGTTGGTAAgctttttccatttcattcataCAACCATGTGGCCAGGGGAAGGACCATAG
- the LOC118090433 gene encoding fatty acid-binding protein, adipocyte-like encodes MCEQFLGTWKLVSTEKFDDYMKELGVGFATRKVAGVAKPNVVISCNGDVITIKTESSLKNTEISFKLGEQFDETTADDRKVKSVVTLDNGSLNQLQKWDGKETTIKRKIEDGKLVVECEMNNVICTRVYEKA; translated from the exons ATGTGTGAACAATTTTTGGGGACTTGGAAGCTGGTTTCCACTGAAAAATTTGATGACTATATGAAAGAACTTG GTGTGGGCTTTGCCACCAGGAAGGTGGCTGGTGTTGCCAAGCCCAATGTGGTCATCAGTTGCAACGGAGATGTTATAACCATCAAAACAGAGAGCAGTTTAAAGAACACCGAAATTTCCTTCAAATTGGGGGAACAGTTTGATGAGACCACAGCAGATGACAGGAAAGTAAAG AGTGTTGTGACATTAGACAATGGGTCGCTCAATCAGTTGCAGAAATGGGATGGCAAAGAGACcacaataaaaaggaaaatagAAGATGGAAAGCTTGTTGTG GAGTGCGAAATGAACAACGTTATCTGCACCAGAGTGTATGAAAAAGCATGA